A window of the Arachis duranensis cultivar V14167 chromosome 5, aradu.V14167.gnm2.J7QH, whole genome shotgun sequence genome harbors these coding sequences:
- the LOC107488602 gene encoding agamous-like MADS-box protein AGL61: MASNSSSKKNKGRQKIEMKKMMKESNLQVTFSKRRGGLFKKASELSTLCGVELALIVFSPGNKAYSFGHPSVEALIKSFTEGGGPPHLDAATVHFTTEAHDELNTLLAKINEEIEAERKQVQEMNRWRKEAEAKWWWAAPVGEMSVPKLKQYKVALEELKKTVTCHFEKLRINKDPVAVGNYTPNNMMPLPVPVPMPVPLPPIFFSSLFQNSQMHNHHQAFEDEIPYHQFYSYTAMLQQGGGSFLFGPYTRNN; this comes from the coding sequence ATGGCTTCAAATTCAAGCTCGAAGAAAAACAAAGGTCGCCAAAAGATcgagatgaagaagatgatgaaggagAGCAACTTGCAAGTGACATTCTCAAAGCGTCGCGGTGGGCTTTTCAAGAAAGCGAGCGAGCTAAGCACCCTTTGCGGTGTTGAGTTGGCACTCATCGTGTTCTCGCCGGGGAACAAGGCCTATTCTTTTGGGCACCCCAGCGTGGAAGCCCTCATCAAAAGCTTCACGGAAGGTGGGGGACCGCCACACCTGGACGCCGCCACCGTCCACTTCACGACGGAGGCTCATGATGAGCTCAACACATTGCTGGCGAAGATCAACGAGGAGATCGAAGCGGAGAGGAAGCAGGTGCAGGAGATGAACCGCTGGCGGAAGGAGGCAGAGGCTAAGTGGTGGTGGGCTGCTCCTGTTGGTGAGATGAGTGTGCCCAAACTGAAGCAATATAAGGTGGCGCTGGAGGAGCTGAAGAAGACCGTTACTTGCCACTTCGAGAAGCTTCGTATTAATAAAGACCCTGTGGCTGTGGGGAATTATACTCCTAATAACATGATGCCGCTGCCTGTGCCTGTGCCGATGCCGGTGCCGTTGCCGCCAATATTTTTTTCGTCGCTGTTTCAAAACTCTCAAATGCATAATCATCATCAAGCATTTGAAGATGAGATCCCGTACCACCAATTTTATAGCTACACTGCCATGTTACAGCAGGGAGGAGGATCGTTCCTCTTTGGACCATACACTCGTAACAACTAA